In the genome of Felis catus isolate Fca126 chromosome E1, F.catus_Fca126_mat1.0, whole genome shotgun sequence, the window aattgatagctTTCCAAAGTTGGGGCCTGCCCTCTTACCCCATATTCCACAGATTTGTTGTAAGGAAGAAATTAGGTAATGCACCTGAAGAGCTTAGCGTGGTGCCTGGCAAGTAAGGGCTTCACTGATAATAGCTGTATGTGTATGTACTCTCTAGCTGATAATGCCTCATTCTTTCATCCTTGAGCAGTAGGCCCATGTATCTGTCTTCCTGCTTCTCTGATGTCGGAACTTGGCTGCCCCCACACAACTCCAACTCCGCTTAGACCAAACCGAACTcctcccagccctcagccccaAATGTGGGTCTCCTTTCGCATGCCTACTATGCCGAGCCCTCCCAGCTGCCTAAGCCTCACCCCTCCTTGCACATCCCACACATGACCCGGGCTTCTTCAGGTGGCCGGCCCCCGCCATTACTTCCCTAGTTCTAACTTTCCTCACTGTCTCCCGGACCCCTTACAGTGGCGTTGTAACTGAGGTGCATGCCTTGAGGATTGCCATCCACAGTTCATTGCCCACACCTCACCCAGAGGGATCTGTCCGTAACACAGTCCTGATCCTGTCCCGGTCCAGTCAGAACCCTTAATGGCTTCCCAAGATACAGTCTCTTCTAGTCCTTCCAAGACCTTCATGCTGGAGTtccatctcctccctcctttcaTAAGCATGGCTCCCACACGCTTATGAGTGTTCTTCCCACACTCTGTCTTCTGCTTAGAGGCCTTGCCCTTGCCTGTGTTGCTTGTTCTACACAGAATAAATACCGTCCCCTCCCTTACCTcgcccttccctgtcccctcacCTAGCATCTACCTGTCAAGACTCAGGATGTTTGTAAGTGCCAGGAAGCTTTCTCTGTCATCCAGCTCTTTTCCCCTCGGGTTGGAGTAAGTGCCGCCCAGCCCATGTGCTCTGGGGTAGTCCTTGTGGCCCTGTGCTGCCTGCTACCCGCCTGTCCCCACCCTCGACTGTGAGTTCTCAGAGGACGGGTACCGGGTTTTGCTCATGCTAGTGTCCCGAGCACCTAGAACACAGCaactctcagtaaatgtttgggAAATTGAACAATTGTATCGATGGTATTAGAAGTTACTTCACTTGCTGCTGGACCTACTGGGGATGAGTGATCAGGGAGTGAAGCCAGCAGCATTTGGAATTGCCGAGTCCTTACTTGTTTGTCTTGTTCTCCTAGCCCGATGAGAATTCACTGGATTTTTCCTCTTGTATGCTACGGCCTGGGATTAAAAATGCTCAGGAACTTGCCTGTGGGGTGTGCCTTTTAAATGTGGACTCCAGAAGCCGGGTGAGTGACACACCTTCCCCCTGCAGATGGCACAGCGCTTCCCTGACATGACCCCTGGGGATGACCCCATCCAGCCCACTTCACTGCAAGGTCTACGACCACAGGTGGGGATTTTTATAAAGCCCTGAAGTCTGACACGGAAGTACATGTACTCTTACAAAAGGGCAGTAGGGGAAGCCATTGAGTGAATGGAGGTAGTTCCTCCCTCTCTAACAGAATGCTGTCTGCACTGTGCCCGCGCCCTGTGCACAGTGGGGTGGTAGAGAGAGGTGAAGCCTGTAAGGCTTTGTTTGGGGGCAGGAGGCCCTGTGCTGGGAATTTTGTTGACCTTATGGTTTCAACATTatttcagaaagaagagaagcCTGCAGAAGAACATCCCAAAAAAGTATGAACCAGTTATACACGATCTTAGCATCTCCATCTTAATTTTGAGTGTGGAAAGCCAATCAGATGATTCCACTGCCATCCTGAACTGTTGTGACCATGAATCCTCCCTTTACTGTCTGTTCCCATAGTCTGTTTGATTTGACCAGCTAGTGTGTCTGCGTGGGTCCACTTGTCTTGTTTGCATGTTCGTAGCTCTTGTAATTGGCTTCTGATGTTACAAGTCATTTTTCCCTCTGTGATGAACAAGGTAACAGAATGAGCAACTTCTGGAAGACTGGAAGTTGTGACATGGAGCGAGATCAGAGAGCGTCACGATTTGGCAGTGATCAAAAACAAATTGGGGTTTAGAGTTCTGTGTTACTTGTTTACTTGTAGTGCTTTAGGACACCCTCCAGGGAACTGAGGTGAGGACTGGCTGGCTGTGACTTACCTGTAAGCATTAGTCATCTGGAAGTAATTCTGACCTGTTCAACgtctttatttttacaaatccTATACCTATTTGGACTTTTTAATTACGTTGATTCCGTTATCAGGTCCCAGTGGCATTCGACCCTGAGAgcttttaatcttttgttttttccatgaGAGGACTGTAATCAGCCCCAGAAATGGAAGGGACTGTACGTATCATTCAGTGCCTGCCTGAGGGCAGGGCTCCCTTCGGCACAACGAGGGATAAAAATCCTCCACAGCTATTTTAGTTCCCCATAACATGAACACCCCCCCACACAACCCCCCGTAGCCTCGGTCTGCCTTTGCTATGAACCATTTGGCCTTCTTTTGCTGAAACTGGGTTTAAtggtaaagatttttttatgCCTTTAATTAGCAGCAAAAAACTTTCTCAGTTGAACCCCTGTAGCCACCTGCtcagcttttgtgtgtgtgccagtgTGGCCTCAGCCTCTGTGACCTGGCGAGGGATGCGTGCAGGGTGCCGACCAGCTCTTAGGTGCAGAAGCAGCCTGACTCGCCCCacatatctgtttatttttggcaGGCATTCAACTCCGAAACAGACAGCTTCAAACTGGCATATGGAGGACACCAGTATCACGCCAGCTGTGCCAACTTCTGGATCAACTGTGTTGAACCAAAACCTCCCGGCCTCATCCTGCCTGATTTGCTCTGAAAAGTACCTCTTTGAAGTACCTACTGGGTCTGTTTTCCCATCATACCCCAGGAGGAGACAGGGACCAATGAACAGAAGGCAGGACTGCGCAGTTCGCTTCCACGAAGCTATAGGAGGAGTTCCCTGCACGGTCAGGGGTGAGAAAGAAGCTGCGAGCTCCCAGTCGTTCCTGCAGACATTTGTCCCCTAGGTCCCACCACAAGTCTTAGGGATTTGAGGTAAAATTGCCCTGCCCAAACTGCATGTGGCACCAGAAGTTTGCTAACTTCTCTCTAGTTCTGctaagatgttttaaaatatggcacGATTTTCTTTAAGGAATCATTTGCTGCTGCCGTATATTGAAACTGTGAAGAATTGACATTTTGAcgtttgaagaaaaataaattgtaatagGATTGGAATTGGCAAGAACGTTTTGAGCCAGTGCTCGCTTCTATCTAGAACCCTGCTGTCCTGTGAAGTAGAATGCATTTACCCACATGTAGCTTGTTGATatctgaaatgaataaaaagggGACATTGTGACTAAACTGATGTTCTTTTTATCGAAAAACTTCCGTTCATCTCCATCAGACGATGGAAGTGGGTGAGGGCAGATTTACCGACTTTGCGGTCACAGCTGAACCAGttcttcttttgttcatttctcaAACTATCAGCGTTCAAGAAGGCATTTTCTCAAAACACGCCTGGGCACTTTGCAATGGATTGAATGTTCATTTTGACAGAGCCCCAAATCTTTGTGTATCAGGATGAATAAACACCCTTCCCCTTTCGGAGCCTTCACTGAAAACTTTCTTTTACCTCAAAGACTGTGAACGTGGTATTTTTTGCAGACAAGTTTTGGAAAGGCAGCTGGATGAAACCTCTTGGCAGTGGCCTTTGTCCAAATGTCCAGAAATGACTGACTGCATAGGGACCAGTACTGCCTGACTTCGCAGTATTATGTGAGAGACCTGAAAATTCATTCACAGTTGGAAGGTGGAGTTCCTGGCCTACTGAGGCAAACAGTTGAGGTACATGACTTAGAAACAGTGGAAGCAAAGTGTTCAAAAACTGCATGGAATTCTGGAAGGAAAAGGCTCATGCTTGCTATCTGGTGTAGGGAATTTGCCGCTTAGAACTGAATgcataaaatcagaaagaaagaaaaaaaaagcgaaGTGGCTAAGGACTGTGAAGCTGGGAAGTCCTGGGAAGAACAGGCCAACCTAGGACATACACGTTTCTGACTTGTAAATTCTGTGCTTTACAAAGAGATTTTGACTCTTGTGTTTCACAAGTTGTGTGACTTAGGCTCTCTGACCTCGAGtcagtttttatttgtaaacTGAACAAGGTCATTTTGGGTATAAAATTGCCGTTTTACATAATTAAGTAGGTGGTTTTCCCTTCCTGGCACTAAACTTGAGGGGATCCTGTTCTATTCCCTTAGTGGTGTCTTCTCCAAGGAAGGTATAGGACGTTTTTGTTAAACAGCTGTTGATGAGGCTTCTGCTTTACCTTGCTGGGCCCCAGAATGCACAGGGAAGTGTTGACGAGATAAATCTGCTTCTCATTTTCTCCAGATTCCCTTCCAGCTGGGTGACTGACACAGCCTGAGTTATTACCCTCAGGGCCTTTGTCCTCCACAGGGCTACCTGACTTAGTACCCACAGCATCAGGCTGGGTCCTCAGGCTTCCCTGAGGCCTCTGTCTCCACTTCAGCCTGAGCAGCACCTAGAGTTTCATCACGGCGCCAGGACTGAAGCGGGCCTGTGACCCGTCTGGTACATTCCATGGTAGGGCAGGATGACCGAATCTGCCTTTGTTTGCAGTTAAGAATGTCTCCCAGTTTGACAGGATTCACAGCGCTGAGACAGTTTCTGGAAATGCCATATGGGCTGCTATTCTGTCGCAATGGCCTGTCAATGACATTTTTAACGTGTGCTCACCTGCTAACCAGAATGGTTCCATTCCTAGAGAGGTTGCAGAGCGCAAGGATAATCACTGCCGGCCTCACCAGGTACGGCAGGTCTGGTCACTCCATGGGAGGCGCTAGAGGCATATACAGCAGACGCCAAAAGGCTTTGCTATGAAAAATACTGTTTAGTAGTGGAAATGTTCACTCACATACCACCAGTAAGGATTTCCAGAGTGTGGAACCATACCCTTGCACTTTCTTTACGTGTGCAAGTTTATTCAGACGACTCAACACTGCGCTCGTCTACATCTCGGCTCTGACGCGCCAGAGTCCAGTGTCCTTGGAAACAGTAACCAAGGTTACTTCTTTCCCTACTGCGTGAGGTGCCGACAGCTCCCGCCCCGCTGCCTGAGTGGTGGTGAATAAGCGCTTTTCTCTTTTGGTATTGTGTTTTGCTTTTAGACGTTTTATGGCTTAGTGTGTAACTTAATTTTTGTCTGGACGTGCTCAATGTAGAGGCGGCACAGGGTATGTTATTATCCGTGCCTTATTTGTCCTGTGACTACTAGTTAACACTCTAAATAGGTTGCATATTCTAAATTACTTGAATATTTTGTATGCATGTACCTATGTCTTGTTTAAAGATGCCTTCTACTTGCCTTTTGATAACTTGTGTGATCCTAAGCTTTGGTAAGATTATAGGGCCTCTACATTATAGAAACTTGAAATGCTTGCCCTGCACTGGGGATCACCACAGAAATTCCCCTAACAAACACCTTCTAGGTCACACGCCTTCCTTTTGTGACCAGCTAATAAACTCTGACATTTAGATTAGAAAGGTGTTAGGCTTCTTAAGTACTAAGAATGCTTAGTTACATCCCAGTAGTGGTGTTGGCCGGGATTTCTGCCGGAAATTTTCCTACCAAGAACATCTGTCACCCAGTGTTCTCTTAACTGTAGTACAGTGGTTATTTTTGGACTCTTAGCCAAAGACTACAGGACTTACAGTTTGCCTTCATACTAGAGAAGCCATAGCCTCCACAGCCACGAAttgctttgttgttcttttgacTGCTTTTCGATCATGTGCTAATTGATGCAGCATTCATTTATGGGTTCCTCTGATTTCCCAAACTAttaacctcattttaattttcctatttagACTGTAGTACATGTTTATAAAAGTGAATGACTGGGAAGCAACAAGGTAGAATTTGGATGAAACCACTGCCACGGACCagataaaaatctagaaaatataatttatataaatatgtaaccACCGGCATATTTATGGCTTGTCAAGACGGGCCAAAAGCCTAGAAAATTATTCCACAGAGAAGCAAGCTACAACCTATGTGGCAAATGAAGAAAGATAAAGCAGCACTGTGAGCAGGGGCAATCTGATGGTTCCCAATAGTTTGTGAGGAGTGTGGAATAGGGAAGAACTAATTACACTTCTCCCAAGTCCCTGATGAGTTATGCTGTCATATTTATTAAGAGCAGTGAACTGGATGACATGGTTCCAAGTTTCAACAAAAGAAGTCATTGTTGTTTGATGGTCACTTCTATGGAGGTTTGGTTTAGGACATTTTATGTGGAGCAAAGGCATagcttttgttaaaaaacaatttgatgGAGGACTCACTGCTTTGGTGCACTCCAGTTGCCAAAGACATCCGAAAACTGTATCTTTTATCAGAGTGGACACTCTGTGCTGTTTTCCACAGCTTTAGCACTGTGACTGATATTAACGTCTGCCCATCTGCAAGGATGTGAAACGTTGACACAGTTCAGCCGAGAGGTCTATTTTAAGTGGCATAGTTGTCACCGGAGCCGGATTTTAATGCAGTTACTGGAGAGCATCTTTCTTCCAGcatcaacacacacatacacacaccctggAGTTCTTAGTAAAAATTCTAATAGGTTATGcagatatatttattaaaaataatgctaatgTAGTCCTGGGGCACAATGATTCCAAGAGGGTGTTTGCAGCAGATTTCATTATAATTACTTAACAACTAGataacaaaggtttttttttgtttgtttgtttttgttttttaacttacagAGTCACtaaataggaaaggaaagagtAGGGCTAATCCAGTAGAGACTGAAGCTGGTATCAATCTTCCCTAAGCATTTGTGTGGTCAGCAGCCTTGGGCAAAGCTTGTCTCTAAAGGGTTAATCAGGACCCAAAGTGATTTTTGCACTGAGCTCCTCTGGCACCTGCCATGATGCCTAAAGGCATGGGATTCAGAATATAGCAGAACCAAACAGTTTATTAAACTGTTCAAAttgttaaaaatgattaaaagccAGTTAAAGATTTTCATAAACACTATTCCAAAatgttagttttaaaaatgttactagCAATGTATGCATTCCCCTTAtgttcctcccccccaccccccatcttttaaaataaacctgaACACCCAGTGTAAAAAACACTTCAGGGAGAGCCAGGAGTCAAccatttgaaaagaaaggtgAAGAGGGGAACAGACGGTGTGTAGCAGATGCTGGTACTGCTCAAGGGGCTGCTGATGCAGGCTTTGGTGGCATTATATCCCCCAGTAAGGCATCAGGTGTCGGGACTCTTTCTCATAAACGTCTGGAACTATGCCATAAGGTGTCTGTACCATTTTAACTGTCGACTTCCCAAAGAGCTGGCGCTCGTAGTCTATCAACTGCCTCCAGAAACCTACGTTGGGCCTGATGACAGGCCTACGGGCTTTCACCCAGTTGTATGCCTCCAGCAGGCACACACTGTGGAATTTCATCAGGTAAGCGATGCAGAGAGTGGCCGAGCGGCTCACCCCCGCGGCACAGTGCACCAACGTGGCCCCATGCTTCCTGCTCACACTGTGGATCTTGTCGGCCACAGTGTCAAAGTACAGTCCAATGGGGGCATGGGGCATGTCAGCCAGAGGCACTTTAACATATTCAAACTGGGGCCAGTTGAAATTGGGGATCTCAATGGTAGCATTAACGATGCAGGTGATGCCACGAGCTTGGAGGAGGTGCCGGTTGGAGGCCACACTGCCTCTgcccaggaagagagaggaggtaaTTTGAGCGATGCCTCCTATGTCTCCCTCAGAAATCATCCGAGGGGCCATGAGAGTCCGTGGGAGCGTGCTGTGACCTCTGGAGCCCATGAAGATGCCAGCAATCACACTTGCATCGTTGGCAGCAAGACCAGAGGGTTTTGTGTTCCTCCACCAAGGAATCCAAAATCAGTGTCCTTCCTGCAAAACACAGGTATCTGTCAGTACTTTAAATGCTATCGATTCTTGATTCATCACGGCCTTCTATAGTTTTGTGGAATGGGAAGGTGAAAGGATTAGAAGTGGTCATTTTCTATAATAGACTCCATTCTTTCAAGGATGTAGACAAATCATTTCCTATTGATTAACAGGAAAAGTAGCCTAAAATCAAGGTTAAAACTCAGCTCTCTGGtgattctattaaaaaaaaaaaaaaaagcactaaatgGAAATAGTCattctattttagaaatagtCTAAACTCAGAAACATGCCCAACTGGTTCCTGAACAGCAATCCTGCAGGGCCTTGCTCGAACTGAAGGGAGTGGTGTTCCTTGGTAATTAGGAAGAAACGAGAAATTCTGATCACTCCTGTAGCCATGTTCTTTCATACACTTCTTGCCTACTTATGCTGCTATGATTGCTATTATCTTCCTAAACCTAGTTCTAGACATAGCAATCTTATAAAGGTATAAAAATGATCACATTAAGTAATATATTAAAGGAACTGCCTTTATGAACTAAAAAGATACTGAATTCAGAATGAGTTCCAGAAAAGCCAGGACATTTGGTCACCTTAGCCCTtcgttatttaaaaaacaaaatagctaaTAGTAACTTGTGCTGTGGTGTCTCCATGGGAATAACCCAAGGCACTTTGAAGGCCATGATCTCAAAAATACAATAGTCTCGggccacctgggtgtctcagttaagcgcccgacttcagcaggggtcatgatctcacagtccgagagtttgggccccacatcagggtcaCTGCTATCAAAGCAGAgtctgctctggatcctctgtccccatctctctgcccctccctaggtTGCGTGCTCTTagtcagcagagcatgcaactcttgatctcagggttgtgagtttgaccccccaagttgggtatagagattacttagatgagttacataattaaaaaaaatacattagtctAAGTTCATGAGCAATTTCGGCTGACCTGACCCTGGGTGTGGTTAAATGAGAACGTCACCTTCCTCAGACAATTCTCAGCAGCAAGATGAATCCCACTGGCTTCAGATGCGTgttgaaattaaaatgtagtttaatatttgaaaatctacATTTAAATTAGTAGAGTATTTGATATAAAAgactttaatattatataatgcccACAGAGTAAACCAgtaacaaaagaaatggaaaatgttggTTTCCTGAGATTTCAGACACATCACTTTCTCACACTACTTTATAGTCTGGGCCCACTGGGAAGTGTGTTCATCCCCACCcagggtaggggaggggcacctaAAGTGATTTCAGGTGAATAAGAACACTTTCAGTTCCACGGACAGAAGTGGTGCTGGAGCCACTCACTTGTGAGGAATCTGGTTACTCTGCAGTCCTGGGTCAGGATCTGGAAAGTCCTAATTCAGAATGTTGATCACAGTGGATACAAATCAGATCTGCAGAAAGACAAAGAGGCAACAATGTAGCCAATCAGGAAGTTCAAAAGAATTCCTCCTGGGTTTTTACTACTAAATTGGGTTTGACTGGAATAAATCTAGGGAGTGGAAAGCACGCTAAATATATCTAGATGTGCATTTAAAGGATGTGCCAGTTTGGAAGTATCAATCTAAGTCTCAGCTTTTTGTGAATGACATGTAACCCACGGTGTGACAAGCATTAAGTGCAGTTTGGGCCATAACAAgttttttgaaaggaaatgtaAGGCACTGCTCAATGGGCCCAGAAGAGAGGCAGAACAAGCTAGAGTCTCTTCCACATGCCCTCAGCCTAAGCCAGGCGCAGGGGGCCAGCTTCACAAATGCTACCTGCAGGAGGTGCTGGTGCTGCGGACAGCATCGGAAATCTCATTCTCTCTTCCAAATTGGACatcttagttttttgtttatgTAACAGTATGATGACCACCAACAAGCATTGTTAAAAATGGGTTCCTCCCCTACCTGTCCCTCTGCTTTTCCCAGGTAACCATCACATTTAACTTTTTCCACAGCTCTGTTGAGGTATGACTGACATACAAGTTGATACACAACTTGACCAAGTGTACAATTTGAGGAGTTTTcaatttttgaattcttttttatttttggagagaggaagagagaatgtgtgcaggggagggagagaaggagggagagcatcctaagcaggatccacactcagcatggatcTTGATCCcttgactctgagatcatgacctgagccgaaatcaagagtcagatgcttaactgaccgagccactcaggcgccaatgagttttgaattctgtgtataTTCGACACACCATGACCTCAACATAATTTGATCCATCACCACCTCCAAATTTCCTCACGCTCCTTTGTAATTCATTCCTCC includes:
- the DUSP14 gene encoding dual specificity protein phosphatase 14, giving the protein MGSRGHSTLPRTLMAPRMISEGDIGGIAQITSSLFLGRGSVASNRHLLQARGITCIVNATIEIPNFNWPQFEYVKVPLADMPHAPIGLYFDTVADKIHSVSRKHGATLVHCAAGVSRSATLCIAYLMKFHSVCLLEAYNWVKARRPVIRPNVGFWRQLIDYERQLFGKSTVKMVQTPYGIVPDVYEKESRHLMPYWGI